In one window of Miscanthus floridulus cultivar M001 chromosome 12, ASM1932011v1, whole genome shotgun sequence DNA:
- the LOC136498411 gene encoding probable pectinesterase 68, whose translation MMARILLLVLVTIVSLLPPIASQQAATKCEYRKHSGHRYKHPVGVRKIVVDASGAGDFVSIQQAVDSVPEGNTMRVIMQINAGTYIEKVVVPASKPYVTFQGAGRDVTVVEWHDRASDRGPDGQPLRTYNTASVTILANYFNAKNISFKNTAPAPMPGTQGGQAVAFRISGDKAFFFGCGFYGALDTLCDDAGRHYFRNCYIEGSIDSVFGNARSLYKDCELHSTAQRFGSVAAHGRHDPCERTGFAFVNCRVTGTGRLYVGRAMGQYSRIVYAYTYFDSVIAPGGWDHWDHTSNKSMTAFFGMYRNWVPGVDAVHGVSWARELDYFAARPFLGKSFVNGYHWLTPDV comes from the exons ATGATGGCTCGCATCCTCTTGTTGGTGCTGGTCACCATCGTGAGCCTCCTGCCGCCGATCGCGAGCCAGCAGGCAGCGACCAAGTGCGAGTACAGAAAGCACTCCGGCCACCGGTACAAGCACCCGGTGGGCGTGCGGAAGATCGTGGTAGACGCGAGCGGCGCCGGCGACTTCGTCTCCATCCAGCAGGCCGTCGACTCGGTGCCGGAGGGCAACACCATGCGCGTCATCATGCAGATCAACGCCGGCACGTACAT aGAGAAGGTGGTGGTGCCGGCGTCGAAGCCGTACGTGACGTTCCAGGGCGCCGGGCGCGACGTGACGGTGGTGGAGTGGCACGACCGGGCCAGCGACCGCGGCCCCGATGGGCAGCCGCTCCGCACCTATAACACCGCCTCAGTAACCATTCTCGCTAACTATTTCAACGCTAAGAACATCAGCTTCAAG AACACAGCTCCGGCACCAATGCCCGGCACGCAAGGGGGGCAGGCGGTGGCGTTCCGCATCTCCGGCGACAAGGCCTTCTTCTTCGGCTGCGGTTTCTACGGCGCCCTGGACACGCTGTGCGACGACGCCGGCCGGCACTACTTCCGCAACTGCTACATCGAGGGCTCCATCGACTCCGTCTTCGGCAACGCCCGCTCCCTCTACAAG GACTGCGAGTTGCACTCGACGGCGCAGCGGTTCGGCTCGGTGGCGGCGCACGGGCGGCACGACCCGTGCGAGCGCACGGGCTTCGCCTTCGTCAACTGCCGGGTGACCGGCACGGGGAGGCTCTACGTGGGGCGAGCCATGGGCCAGTACTCGCGCATCGTCTACGCCTACACCTACTTCGACAGCGTCATCGCGCCCGGCGGCTGGGATCACTGGGATCACACCAGCAACAAGAGCAT GACGGCGTTCTTCGGGATGTACAGGAACTGGGTACCCGGCGTCGACGCCGTGCACGGCGTGTCGTGGGCGCGGGAGCTCGACTACTTCGCCGCCCGCCCCTTCCTCGGCAAGAGCTTCGTCAACGGATACCACTGGCTCACACCTGATGTCTGA